In Synechococcus sp. RS9909, one genomic interval encodes:
- the coaD gene encoding pantetheine-phosphate adenylyltransferase yields the protein MRALYPGSFDPLTLGHLDLIERGCRLFGEVVVAVLQNPGKTPAFSLEQRLAQIEASTAHLSGVRVTSFDGLTVRCAEEIGADLILRGLRAMSDFEYELQIAHTNRSLQPEIETVFLATSAHHSFLSSSVVKEVARFGGRVSHMVPEVVAQDLARLFNLPFPPEQR from the coding sequence ATGCGTGCCCTCTACCCCGGCAGCTTTGATCCGCTCACCCTGGGCCATCTGGATCTGATTGAGCGGGGCTGTCGCCTCTTCGGCGAGGTGGTGGTGGCCGTGTTGCAGAACCCTGGCAAGACGCCGGCCTTCAGCCTCGAACAACGCCTCGCCCAGATCGAAGCCTCCACCGCGCACCTCAGCGGCGTGCGGGTCACCAGCTTCGACGGCCTCACCGTGCGCTGCGCTGAGGAGATCGGCGCCGATCTGATCCTGCGGGGTCTGCGGGCGATGAGTGACTTCGAATACGAGCTCCAGATCGCCCACACGAATCGATCGCTGCAGCCGGAGATCGAAACCGTGTTCCTGGCCACGTCAGCCCACCACAGCTTCCTCAGCAGCTCGGTGGTGAAGGAAGTGGCCCGTTTTGGCGGCCGCGTCAGTCACATGGTGCCGGAGGTGGTGGCGCAAGACCTCGCCAGGCTCTTTAATTTGCCTTTCCCACCTGAACAGCGATGA